The proteins below are encoded in one region of Diceros bicornis minor isolate mBicDic1 chromosome 14, mDicBic1.mat.cur, whole genome shotgun sequence:
- the TAF11 gene encoding transcription initiation factor TFIID subunit 11 isoform X1: MDNACESLTEKGGETGESDETAAAPGGPGATDIDGIPEETDGDGDGDLKEAAAEEGELKSQDISDLTAVEREDSSLLTPAAKKLKIDAKEKKEKKQKVDEDEIQKMQILVSSFSEEQLNRYEMYRRSAFPKAAIKRLIQSITGTSVSQNVVIAMSGISKVFVGEVVEEALDVCEKWGEMPPLQPKHMREAVRRLKSKGQIPNSKHKKIIFF, translated from the exons ATGGATAATGCCTGCGAGTCGCTCACGGAAAAAGGTGGAGAGACAGGGGAGTCAGATGAGACTGCCGCTGCTCCCGGGGGGCCCGGGGCTACTGACATCGACGGAATCCCGGAGGAAACTGACGGGGACGGAGATGGGGACTTGAAAGAAGCCGCAGCTGAGGAAGGCGAG CTCAAGAGTCAGGACATCTCAGATTTAACAGCTGTTGAAAGGGAAGACTCATCGTTACTTACTCCTGCagccaaaaaactgaaaatagatgccaaagaaaagaaagagaagaagcagAAAGTGGATGAAGATGAGATTCAAAAGATGCA AATcctggtttcttctttttctgaggaGCAGCTGAACCGTTATGAAATGTATCGCCGGTCAGCTTTCCCTAAGGCAGCCATTAAAAGG CTGATCCAGTCCATCACTGGCACCTCTGTGTCTCAGAATGTTGTTATTGCTATGTCTGGTATTTCCAAGGTTTTCGTCGGGGAGGTGGTAGAAGAAG CACTGGATGTATGTGAGAAGTGGGGAGAAATGCCACCACTACAACCTAAACATATGAGGGAGGCTGTACGGAGGTTAAAGTCAAAAGGGCAAATCCCCAACTCGAAGCACAAAAAAATCATCTTCTTCTAG
- the TAF11 gene encoding transcription initiation factor TFIID subunit 11 isoform X2: MDNACESLTEKGGETGESDETAAAPGGPGATDIDGIPEETDGDGDGDLKEAAAEEGELKSQDISDLTAVEREDSSLLTPAAKKLKIDAKEKKEKKQKVDEDEIQKMQILVSSFSEEQLNRYEMYRRSAFPKAAIKRLIQSITGTSVSQNVVIAMSGISKVFVGEVVEEGTLLISAAKSKDTRKAITGADSVVCTGCM; this comes from the exons ATGGATAATGCCTGCGAGTCGCTCACGGAAAAAGGTGGAGAGACAGGGGAGTCAGATGAGACTGCCGCTGCTCCCGGGGGGCCCGGGGCTACTGACATCGACGGAATCCCGGAGGAAACTGACGGGGACGGAGATGGGGACTTGAAAGAAGCCGCAGCTGAGGAAGGCGAG CTCAAGAGTCAGGACATCTCAGATTTAACAGCTGTTGAAAGGGAAGACTCATCGTTACTTACTCCTGCagccaaaaaactgaaaatagatgccaaagaaaagaaagagaagaagcagAAAGTGGATGAAGATGAGATTCAAAAGATGCA AATcctggtttcttctttttctgaggaGCAGCTGAACCGTTATGAAATGTATCGCCGGTCAGCTTTCCCTAAGGCAGCCATTAAAAGG CTGATCCAGTCCATCACTGGCACCTCTGTGTCTCAGAATGTTGTTATTGCTATGTCTGGTATTTCCAAGGTTTTCGTCGGGGAGGTGGTAGAAGAAG ggACTTTGCTCATTTCTGCTGCCAAAAGTAAAGATACAAGAAAAGCAATCACTGGGGCTGACAGTGTGGTATG CACTGGATGTATGTGA